Part of the Nicotiana sylvestris chromosome 5, ASM39365v2, whole genome shotgun sequence genome is shown below.
CCACACAATCAAATTTTCCATTATCCGCAGAGGCAGGCAACATGGAAATTTTCACCATCTTGAATGGCAATTGACAAAGCTAATAAGTCCATTTTTTTAATCTTACAATAGTATGAAGAGATAATATtacttcataaaataaaaaaggaaaaaaaaggaaaaaagggaacaaagaaaagtttatttttctttaaatttctcTCCAAAAgctttttattcttcttcttcttcttcttcatcctcatggGCTGATAAGAGAAAAGTGGTTTCTACAGTGAAGATAGAGTCTctctcttccattttcttcacAGAATTATAGAAGAGAAAACCTCATTCACCCTCAAAACCACTTTACTACCCTCATCATACCCTTTATCCAATTCTTCATTGAACCCTAAACTTCTTCAAACTCCAAATTTTACCCAGAAAATTTTCAAGAATGGACCTTGCTACCACTTTCCTCACGGGCAGAGCCAATCTTCTTTGCCCACGTGTCCTCTCAATACCGTCTAATACTTCTCTGAAGAACAGCACTTGTACTACTGTTTTCAATAACCCCAGAAGAAAAAACCTTAGAATTTCATCAAAGTTACAAGCCGTAGCTGTTGAAACTGCTGAAACAGAGGTAAAAGAtgatatagagtcattattttctaataattcaaatgaggaaattgatTACAGGAGGAGTAACAGGCAAAATACTAGTGGGGCTTCAAGTATTTCATCTGGGGTTAGGCTAGAAAATGTTAGTAAAAGTTATAAAGGTGTTACTGTATTGAAAGATGTGAGTTGGGAGGTAAAAAAAGGTGAAAAAGTAGGTTTAGTAGGTGTAAATGGTGCAGGAAAAACAACCCAATTGAGGATTATATCTGGTTTAGAGGAACCTGATTCAGGGAATGTGATTAAGGCAAAAAATAATATGAAGATTTCATTTTTAAGCCAAGAATTTGAGGTTGAGTCAACAAGAACTGTTAAAGAAGAGTTTATGAGTGCATTTAAAGAGGAAATGGAAGTTGCTGAGAGACTTGAGAAAGTTCAGAAGGCAATTGAGAAATCTGTTGATGATTTGGAGTTGATGGGGAGGCTTTTGGATGAGTTTGATTTGCTGCAAAGGAGAGCACAAGCTGTGGATTTGGATGTTGTGGATGTGAAAATTAATAAAATGATGCCTGAGTTAGGATTTGCTCCTGAGGATGCTGATAGGCTTGTGGCATCATTTAGCAGTGGCTGGCAAATGAGGATGTCTTTAGGGAAGATCTTGCTGCAGGTATGAGATGTTGGATTATATTTTCCTGAATTTTTTTGTTTAATGTGTCATGTGTGGTTAATTACTGTTGTAATTCCTGTGGATATAATACTTGACTTTATGTTTTGTGCATGTATTTCTTGGATGTGTAATGCTTTAATTTTTGGCTTTACTCTCAACACACCAACTATGGTAATATATTGGCGTTAAGTGTTAATGAGTCAAAGAGAAGGAGAGCCGCGGTGCAACCGTAAAAGTTGCTGCCAAGTGACCAGGAGGTCAGGGGTTCAAGTAgcggaaacaacctcttgcagaaatgcaagaTAAGGCTGCATACATAAGACATGATGTGATCCGGCTCTTTGCTGgatcccgcgcatagcgggagcttagtgcacatGGTTGTCCTATTAATAAGTCAAAGAGCTTGTTAAGCCTCTATCAGCCAAAAAGATCTAAGTCTAGATGTTGAGTAATTTGCTTCCCAGTTTCGAACATGACTACTATGCTTCAATTTCAAACAAGTTGGGACTGGCTAGAATCCTCACTTACCATGTTCCCCATTTAAATTAATCTCAGGCCAAGATtatatcaaataaaaataaagtgaaaAGTACTAGagatttctatttttttaatggCATAAGAGTCTAATAAGGCTAAAGTAATTTGCCTTCTAAGAAGGATCCGACAGAAGTATGTTGCTCGaagtcggatcctccaaaagtaatGCATTTTTTGAGGATCCGACATGGGTGTTGCGAAAATTCTAGAGGATCTGAGCAACATAGCTTCAAACAACATATTAGTCCACTTATCCCATGATATATATCTTTGGTTGATGGGTCTTAGACTTGGCAAACATTATGTGTAattattatttttgcttggggAGTAACATATTTGATTTTTGCAGGACCCAGACTTGTTACTACTGGATGAACCGACCAATCATCTTGACCTTGATACGATTGAGTGGCTTGAGGGTTATCTTAATAAGCAAGAAGTTCCTATGGTCATTATATCTCATGATCGAGCTTTCCTTGACCAGTTGTGTACAAAAATTGTGGAGACCGATATGGGTGTATCTAGGACATATGAAGGAAATTACTCGGATTTTATTATTTCAAGGGCTGAATGGATTGAAACACAGAATGCTGCATGGGAAAAACAACAGAAGGAAATTGAGCAAACGAGAGGTTTGATAAGTAGGTTAAGTGCCGGAGCAAACTCAGGTCGTGCATCTACTGCTGAAAAGGTAACTAAAGATGTCTCCATTATTGAACTGTAACTGCAATATGTTTACTTTCCACAGGAATGCActcttttgtgtgtgtgtgtgtctgtaTTATGCATACTTGTTAAAGGTATGTTGTACCTTTTATTTCAGACTTTGATTACTGATGTCATCCTTGTGTTTTTTGGTGATAACAGAAGCTGGAAAAACTTCAGGACCAGGAACAAGTTGATAAGCCATTCAttaggaaacaaatgaagattaggTTCCCTGAACGTGAAAGAAGTGGAAGAACAGTTGTAAATGTTAAAAATCTGGAATTTGCCTATGAGGATAAGGTAACATAAAACATTGACAGTGAGATTTTAATTTATTTCTTGTTTTGGGGACATGTTGATGACAATTAGTTAGCGTTATCTAATTGGGTTGGCTGTTGATGATATTACTGGGTTGGCTGTTATCTTACATTTCATTTTTACTGGCAGGTCCTTTTCAAGAATGCAAATTTGACAATTGAGAGAGGAGAGAAAATTGCTATCATTGGTCCTAATGGTTGTGGAAAGAGCACTTTTCTTAAACTGATTATGGGTTCACTGAAACCAACACGAGGTGAAGTTGTGCTTGGGGAGCACAATGTACTACCAAATTACTTTGAGCAGAATCAGGTGTGTCACCTTTGTAATCTTCTTTGGATCTTTGGTGGTGTTTTTACCCGGTTGTCCATGTGATAATGTGACCAAGTTGATGTTAATCTGTGTTCATTTTTCTTTCATTAAGGCTGAGGCACTCGATTTGGAAAAAACTGTTCTTGAAACTGTAGCAGAAGCTGCTGATGACTGGAGACTAGATGATATAAAAGGACTCCTTGGACGCTGTAATTTTAAAGCTGACATGCTTGATAGGAAGGTTTCCTTTTTGAGTGGTGGTGAGAAGGTAAGACGATATAAGCAGCTTTTTGTATCTTCTCTGCGTAGTGGTGACAGGGAGAGAGATAGTGTTTCTCTTTTGTTTGTTTATGTGTTTTTTCTTGGTTATTTGATCTTTATCCTTTGACTGGAATAATTACTTTGTCTAGTGCTCCCTTCTTAAATTCAAAGCCATATGATCATTACCCTTTCGCAAATATAAACATTTTTATAAAACCGCTTTAGCTGCAAACAGGACTTGGCATCGATAGAGGCAATATCTGCTGTTGCTAATTTAGCTTAATGAAAAATGTCTAGTACTACCTTTCTTACCTATGAGCCATCTTGCTCTAGTATTTTTATGATGCTATATGGTGGTGGCTTGTTGGTGAATGTAAATCATTAGTATGATTTGACACGTTAATAGGTTTCTATTGGCTGCACTGCTGCATGTGATCAAACTTTCAAGCTCATTTTGGTTTTGTGAGCTTTACTTTTGAAATGTACAATTGTGGTGTTTCTGTCTTTACTTCCAAGATTATCTTTAACTTTTGACCAACAGCCTTGATGTGGGGAAGAAAAGTCATCTTTTCATTTTTTGAGGCTTCCGAACAAGAATCTTAACTGATAATTTATCCAGGTGTCTGATAGGAGTGTGTATTTATTGTGACATTTCACCATCTAGCAGTACCAATTTTAACTTTCGTTGTCGGCGAATATTTATTTGTACTAGATTGATCTATAAATTTTGTCTTAACTGTGATGGCCTTATTTCTTGATATTTTACTCAGTTATCCTCTTCTTAAGGCTAACTACTACTTTTGCGCCTGTCTGGGGTAATTCTCTTGTTCTTGTTTTGAACTTATGCGTCAACCTTGTTTGTTTAGGCACGTCTAGCCTTCTGTAAGTTCATGGTGACCCCTTCGACTTTGCTTGTACTGGATGAGCCTACCAATCATTTGGATATACCGACAAAAGAGATGCTTGAGGTACACTTCTCTTCTCATCAGTCCCTACATATTTCATGTTACCTTATACATAGATGTATTCTTGCATGAAACTTATTGATGTGCAATTTTTCTTTCTAATCTGTCTGTAGGAGGCTATTACGGAGTATAAAGGCACCGTGATAACTGTTTCGCACGATCGGTACTTCATAAAACAGATTGTTAACAGAGTGTTGGAAGTAAAAGATGGCACTTTACATGATTATGAAGGAGATTACGATGTAAGTTTCTAAGTCACTCTCTGGCCCGGCATCTTATGGCTATTAAGGTTGTGATTGAATGTTTTCAAAATATTGATTAATACATCAGTAAAATAGTCACATGCAACACACGaaattgtttgctttcaaattgTGTCTCCTTGAGTTGCAACACCAAATATTGATTTTTGAAACGGAATGATTATCTTTGCTTAAACATTTACTTTGGTGGAAATGTGTTATTCGGTCTGATCGTGAAAAAAAAGTCACTAGTAATTAGCAgtaatattaaaattttattactttcatgtGGTTTCTGATTCTCTTTCTTCGAGTCAATGAACATTTACGTGTTGTGTACAGTATTATTTGGAGAAAAACCTTGAAGCAAGGGAAAGAGAGCTTGAACGCGAGGCAGAGATTGAGGACAAGTCTCCAAAAGCTAAAGCGAAAT
Proteins encoded:
- the LOC104227049 gene encoding ABC transporter F family member 5, which gives rise to MDLATTFLTGRANLLCPRVLSIPSNTSLKNSTCTTVFNNPRRKNLRISSKLQAVAVETAETEVKDDIESLFSNNSNEEIDYRRSNRQNTSGASSISSGVRLENVSKSYKGVTVLKDVSWEVKKGEKVGLVGVNGAGKTTQLRIISGLEEPDSGNVIKAKNNMKISFLSQEFEVESTRTVKEEFMSAFKEEMEVAERLEKVQKAIEKSVDDLELMGRLLDEFDLLQRRAQAVDLDVVDVKINKMMPELGFAPEDADRLVASFSSGWQMRMSLGKILLQDPDLLLLDEPTNHLDLDTIEWLEGYLNKQEVPMVIISHDRAFLDQLCTKIVETDMGVSRTYEGNYSDFIISRAEWIETQNAAWEKQQKEIEQTRGLISRLSAGANSGRASTAEKKLEKLQDQEQVDKPFIRKQMKIRFPERERSGRTVVNVKNLEFAYEDKVLFKNANLTIERGEKIAIIGPNGCGKSTFLKLIMGSLKPTRGEVVLGEHNVLPNYFEQNQAEALDLEKTVLETVAEAADDWRLDDIKGLLGRCNFKADMLDRKVSFLSGGEKARLAFCKFMVTPSTLLVLDEPTNHLDIPTKEMLEEAITEYKGTVITVSHDRYFIKQIVNRVLEVKDGTLHDYEGDYDYYLEKNLEARERELEREAEIEDKSPKAKAKSKMSKAEREARKKQKMLAFQAAKQKSKKSKNSKRWN